In one Vibrio sp. YMD68 genomic region, the following are encoded:
- a CDS encoding TetR/AcrR family transcriptional regulator, giving the protein MAKTAKFDRQDVVHKAMALYWEKGFHATSMRNLQDVIDMRPGSIYAAFGSKDELFKEALRHYKQNGLARLAQCREESESPIAALKLFMRQLILDTLSGSPSSLCMLAKTVAELTDENKELLDEARKSVIEMEKAIEKLIIEAQEIGEVDAQKSTAQLARHVQIQITGLRTYAKTHNGQAPLDEMIEDVFNHYPF; this is encoded by the coding sequence ATGGCAAAGACCGCAAAATTTGATCGCCAAGACGTCGTGCATAAAGCGATGGCCCTCTATTGGGAAAAAGGTTTTCACGCGACTTCTATGCGTAATTTGCAAGATGTTATTGATATGCGCCCTGGTAGCATTTACGCGGCTTTCGGTAGCAAAGACGAACTGTTTAAAGAAGCATTACGTCATTACAAACAGAATGGTTTAGCGCGATTAGCACAATGCCGAGAAGAGAGTGAATCCCCTATCGCAGCGCTTAAGTTATTCATGCGTCAACTCATTCTAGATACGCTGAGCGGCTCACCAAGTAGCCTTTGTATGCTCGCCAAAACAGTGGCTGAACTCACAGATGAAAACAAAGAGCTGTTAGACGAAGCGAGAAAATCGGTCATTGAAATGGAAAAAGCGATAGAAAAGCTCATTATTGAAGCTCAAGAAATCGGTGAAGTTGACGCACAAAAAAGTACAGCCCAATTAGCACGTCATGTACAAATTCAAATCACTGGGCTACGGACCTACGCGAAAACGCATAACGGCCAGGCACCACTCGATGAGATGATTGAAGATGTGTTCAATCACTATCCTTTTTAA
- a CDS encoding carboxymuconolactone decarboxylase family protein, which produces MTNFTKHTLETAPQGAKPVLEGAIKNMGRIPGLWSVMAESPETLQAYSQLHQHFMNTSFDAEELTVVWQTINVEHECHYCVPAHTGIAHSMNVNPELIEALRNEEPLPTAKLQALRDFTLSMVRSRGNVTESDLDAFFSAGYEQTQVLEVILGLSQKVISNYVNHIAGTPVDDVFEKFAWTKKV; this is translated from the coding sequence ATGACCAATTTTACAAAACATACACTCGAGACCGCGCCACAAGGTGCAAAGCCTGTATTGGAAGGGGCGATCAAAAATATGGGTAGAATTCCTGGATTATGGTCCGTCATGGCCGAGTCACCAGAGACATTACAAGCCTATAGCCAACTGCATCAGCATTTCATGAATACGTCGTTTGATGCTGAGGAGTTAACTGTTGTATGGCAAACGATCAATGTGGAGCATGAATGTCACTACTGTGTTCCAGCACATACAGGGATTGCACATTCAATGAATGTTAACCCAGAGCTTATTGAAGCGTTAAGAAATGAAGAACCGTTACCTACGGCCAAACTTCAGGCGCTTAGGGACTTTACACTGAGCATGGTTAGAAGCCGAGGAAACGTAACTGAGAGCGATCTAGACGCATTTTTTAGCGCTGGGTATGAACAGACACAAGTGCTTGAAGTCATTCTTGGTTTATCTCAAAAAGTGATCAGCAATTACGTCAACCATATTGCGGGTACGCCAGTTGATGACGTGTTTGAGAAGTTTGCTTGGACCAAAAAGGTGTAA